One window from the genome of SAR324 cluster bacterium encodes:
- a CDS encoding chemotaxis response regulator CheY codes for MPADKEMNILVVDDFSTMRRIVKNILRQLGFNNIVEADDGTTAMAKLKSEKIDFVITDWNMPKMTGMELLKEIRGDANLKNIPVLMVTAEALQENIIAAVKAGVSNYIVKPFDAKTLSDKIAKIFP; via the coding sequence ATGCCAGCAGATAAAGAAATGAATATCCTTGTGGTTGATGATTTCTCCACCATGAGACGGATTGTAAAAAATATTTTACGCCAGTTAGGGTTTAACAATATTGTGGAAGCCGATGATGGCACGACCGCCATGGCCAAGCTCAAATCAGAAAAAATTGATTTCGTCATCACAGACTGGAATATGCCGAAAATGACAGGAATGGAACTTCTCAAGGAAATCCGGGGAGATGCCAACCTGAAAAACATCCCCGTGCTGATGGTGACCGCAGAAGCGCTCCAGGAAAACATCATTGCCGCGGTGAAGGCCGGTGTCAGCAATTATATTGTGAAGCCGTTTGACGCCAAAACCCTCAGCGATAAAATCGCCAAAATCTTTCCATAA